One genomic segment of Mycolicibacterium psychrotolerans includes these proteins:
- a CDS encoding 3-oxoacyl-ACP synthase III family protein has product MSTTEPVSLLDVSVHLPGAPIGAEYYAQFAESDELRENRMFRAPRHRHHVTPGTTAADMVERAAAGLLERHGEDMVRGADVLITHTQLPDMPFYGAGGAIAHRLGMKPRHVIDLHNGGCAAFVLGMSLARTLLAAGEGRTALIAVVQNAAGQIFDQPTIRTKAQAAVPGDGAAVGLVARSDAAPILAVECRTYGEYAGDMTIAVDPPRLWWQAGPGEGCIGFTEAKITKVLARGNRQVPEVSYAVCDRLGLAPSDIDLFVSNQPNRVFLRNWREALEVPESRHVDTFDECGNLFAAGIPVNLDRAVADGKVRPGDTVLMGAFAHAGDFAGAAAVRWGGRP; this is encoded by the coding sequence GTGAGCACAACCGAACCCGTGAGCCTGCTCGACGTGTCGGTGCATCTGCCGGGTGCCCCGATCGGGGCCGAGTACTACGCGCAGTTCGCAGAAAGCGACGAACTGCGGGAGAACCGGATGTTCCGCGCGCCGCGGCACCGCCATCACGTCACGCCCGGCACCACCGCGGCCGACATGGTCGAGCGGGCCGCCGCCGGCCTGCTCGAGCGCCACGGCGAGGACATGGTCCGCGGCGCGGACGTGCTGATCACCCACACCCAGCTACCGGACATGCCGTTCTACGGTGCGGGCGGTGCGATCGCACACCGGCTCGGCATGAAACCGCGGCACGTGATCGACCTGCACAACGGCGGGTGCGCGGCGTTCGTGCTCGGGATGAGTCTGGCCCGCACACTGCTGGCCGCCGGGGAGGGTCGCACCGCGCTGATCGCCGTCGTGCAGAACGCGGCCGGGCAGATCTTCGACCAGCCCACCATCCGGACCAAGGCGCAGGCCGCCGTGCCCGGTGACGGCGCTGCCGTCGGCCTGGTCGCCCGGTCGGACGCCGCGCCGATCCTCGCCGTCGAATGCCGCACCTACGGCGAGTACGCCGGCGACATGACCATCGCGGTCGACCCGCCGCGGCTGTGGTGGCAGGCCGGCCCGGGTGAGGGGTGCATCGGCTTCACCGAGGCCAAGATCACCAAGGTGCTGGCCCGCGGCAACCGCCAGGTGCCCGAGGTGAGCTACGCCGTCTGCGACCGCCTCGGCCTGGCGCCCTCCGACATCGACCTGTTCGTCAGCAACCAGCCCAACCGGGTGTTCCTGCGCAACTGGCGGGAGGCGCTCGAGGTGCCCGAGTCGAGACACGTCGATACTTTTGATGAGTGCGGCAACCTGTTCGCCGCGGGAATCCCGGTGAACCTCGACCGTGCCGTCGCCGACGGCAAGGTGCGGCCCGGGGACACCGTGCTGATGGGGGCCTTCGCCCACGCCGGTGATTTCGCGGGTGCGGCCGCCGTGCGGTGGGGCGGACGACCCTGA